The Serratia rhizosphaerae genome has a segment encoding these proteins:
- a CDS encoding Rieske 2Fe-2S domain-containing protein: MNDIQLNQASVKAHPPKAYDATTSVAASWYVAMRSDDLKDKPRALTLFGRPCVAWRGASGQAVVMDRHCSHLGANLADGQVKDGCIQCPFHHWQYDEQGQCVHIPGHSQTVRSLEPVPRSVRQSTLVTAERYGYVWVWYGSPKPQHPLPDIAAADVDNDDFMHLHFAFETTTAVLRIVENFYDAQHAAPVHELPISAFELRLFDDWRQWPEVEPLAQSGAWFGAGIDFTVDRYFGAFGMLARALGLNMSQMNLHFDGYPGGCVMTVSLDGDFKYKLLQCVTPVSDGKNIMHMLISIKKVGGALRRATDYMLFGLQTRQAAQYDVKIWNGMKPDGGGAYSKYDKLVLKYRAFYRGWADRVASER, translated from the coding sequence ATGAACGATATTCAATTGAATCAGGCAAGCGTCAAGGCGCATCCCCCGAAGGCATACGACGCAACAACATCCGTGGCCGCAAGCTGGTACGTCGCGATGCGTTCAGACGATCTCAAGGACAAGCCGAGGGCATTGACGCTCTTCGGCCGTCCGTGCGTGGCGTGGCGCGGCGCGTCAGGACAGGCCGTGGTGATGGACCGCCACTGTTCGCACCTCGGCGCGAACCTGGCCGACGGGCAGGTTAAGGACGGCTGCATCCAGTGCCCGTTTCATCATTGGCAGTACGACGAGCAAGGCCAGTGCGTTCACATCCCCGGCCACAGTCAGACGGTGCGCAGCCTGGAGCCCGTGCCGCGATCGGTGCGCCAGTCGACGCTGGTCACCGCCGAACGATACGGCTACGTGTGGGTCTGGTACGGCTCCCCCAAGCCGCAGCACCCACTGCCCGACATCGCCGCCGCCGACGTCGACAACGATGATTTTATGCACCTGCATTTCGCGTTCGAGACCACGACGGCGGTCTTGCGGATCGTCGAGAACTTCTACGACGCGCAGCACGCGGCCCCGGTGCACGAACTCCCGATCTCGGCCTTCGAACTCCGGCTGTTCGACGATTGGCGCCAATGGCCGGAGGTCGAGCCGCTGGCCCAGTCAGGCGCGTGGTTCGGCGCCGGGATCGACTTCACCGTGGACCGCTACTTCGGAGCCTTCGGCATGCTGGCGCGCGCGCTCGGCCTGAATATGTCGCAGATGAACCTGCACTTCGATGGCTACCCCGGTGGGTGTGTCATGACCGTCTCTCTGGACGGAGACTTCAAATACAAGCTGCTCCAGTGCGTGACGCCGGTGAGCGACGGCAAGAACATCATGCACATGCTTATCTCAATCAAAAAGGTGGGCGGCGCCCTGCGCCGCGCGACCGACTACATGCTGTTCGGGCTGCAGACCAGGCAGGCGGCTCAGTACGACGTCAAAATCTGGAATGGGATGAAGCCGGACGGCGGCGGCGCGTACAGCAAGTACGACAAGCTGGTGCTCAAGTACCGGGCGTTCTACCGCGGCTGGGCTGACCGCGTTGCCAGCGAGCGGTGA
- the yobA gene encoding CopC domain-containing protein YobA translates to MIGKIRSSSRLLATLFALFVGLSSQQVLAHAHLKLQTPAADATVSPAPQALTLSFSEGIEPGFSKVKLIGPDNKAVNTGKLQLDAKDNAKATIPLPEALPAGKYQVDWHVVSVDGHKTKGQYSFTVK, encoded by the coding sequence GTGATCGGTAAAATTCGCTCCTCATCTCGTCTGCTTGCCACGCTGTTCGCGCTGTTTGTCGGTTTGTCTTCGCAGCAGGTTTTAGCGCATGCCCACCTTAAATTGCAAACGCCCGCGGCGGATGCCACCGTCAGCCCGGCGCCACAGGCGTTGACCCTCAGCTTCTCGGAAGGTATTGAGCCTGGCTTCAGCAAAGTCAAACTGATCGGCCCGGATAATAAAGCGGTCAACACCGGCAAACTGCAGCTGGACGCCAAGGATAATGCCAAAGCCACCATTCCGCTTCCGGAAGCGCTGCCGGCGGGGAAATATCAGGTCGACTGGCACGTGGTTTCCGTTGACGGACATAAAACCAAAGGCCAATACAGCTTTACCGTAAAATAA
- the ftnA gene encoding non-heme ferritin, with translation MLTQEMTKQLNEQLNLEFYSANLYLQMSAWCADKGFEGAAAFLKEHSQEEMQHMQRLFDYLSDTGALPVLGSIAAPPVEFESLADVFQQTYEHEQLITRQINELAHVAMTTHDYSTFNFLQWYVAEQHEEEKLFKSVLDKLALVGTSGKALFFIDKDLKKMGAAGEGSNGQL, from the coding sequence ATGCTGACGCAAGAAATGACAAAGCAGTTGAATGAACAACTCAACCTTGAGTTTTATTCGGCAAACCTGTATTTGCAGATGAGCGCATGGTGTGCGGATAAAGGCTTTGAAGGCGCCGCAGCCTTCCTGAAAGAGCATTCCCAGGAAGAAATGCAGCATATGCAGCGTCTGTTTGATTACCTGAGTGATACCGGCGCGCTGCCAGTGCTGGGCAGTATTGCCGCGCCGCCGGTAGAGTTCGAGTCGCTGGCCGATGTGTTCCAACAGACCTATGAGCACGAGCAACTGATCACCCGTCAGATCAACGAACTGGCGCATGTGGCAATGACCACCCATGATTACTCCACCTTCAACTTCCTGCAGTGGTACGTTGCCGAGCAGCATGAAGAAGAGAAACTGTTCAAATCCGTACTGGATAAGCTGGCCTTGGTCGGCACCAGCGGCAAAGCGCTGTTCTTCATCGATAAGGATCTGAAGAAAATGGGCGCGGCCGGCGAAGGCAGCAACGGCCAGCTGTAA
- a CDS encoding tryptophan halogenase family protein, with the protein MSKPIKNIVIVGGGTAGWMSASYLVRALQQQANITLIESAAIPRIGVGEATIPSLQKVFFDFLGIPEREWMPQVNGAFKAGIKFVNWRESPDRSHNDYFYHLFGNVPNCDGVPLTHYWLRKREQGFQQSMAYACYPQPGALDGNLAPCLHDGSRQMSHAWHFDAHLVADFLKRWAVDRGVNRVVDEVVEVNLNDHGFISSLCTKEGRKLEADLFIDCSGMRGLLINQALKEPFIDMSDYLLCDSAVATAVPNDDAQAGVEPYTSSIAMNAGWTWKIPMLGRFGSGYVFSSKFTSRDRATADFLKLWGLSDNQPLNQISFRVGRNKRSWVNNCVAIGLASCFLEPLESTGIYFIYAALYQLVKHFPDTAFDPRLSDAFNAEIVYMFDDCRDFVQAHYFTTSREDTSFWLANRHDLRLSDAIQEKIERYKAGLPLTTTSFDDATYYDTFDYEFKNFWLNGNYYCIFAGLDMLPDRSLPLLQLRPESVEKAEAMFARIQREAERLRASLPTNYDYLRSLHQGNRPASTESL; encoded by the coding sequence ATGAGCAAACCGATCAAGAATATCGTCATCGTGGGCGGCGGCACTGCGGGCTGGATGTCCGCTTCGTACCTCGTCCGGGCGCTCCAGCAGCAGGCGAACATTACGCTCATCGAGTCTGCAGCGATCCCTCGGATCGGCGTAGGCGAAGCGACCATCCCGAGTTTGCAGAAGGTGTTCTTCGACTTTCTCGGGATACCGGAGCGGGAGTGGATGCCCCAGGTGAACGGCGCGTTCAAGGCTGGCATCAAGTTCGTGAACTGGAGAGAGTCTCCTGATCGCTCGCACAACGATTATTTCTACCATTTGTTCGGCAATGTGCCGAACTGCGACGGCGTGCCGCTTACCCACTACTGGCTGCGCAAACGCGAGCAGGGTTTTCAACAGTCGATGGCGTACGCCTGCTATCCGCAGCCCGGAGCGCTCGATGGCAATCTGGCACCGTGCCTGCATGACGGCAGCCGCCAGATGTCCCACGCGTGGCACTTCGACGCGCATTTGGTGGCCGACTTCCTGAAACGCTGGGCCGTCGACCGCGGGGTGAACCGCGTGGTCGACGAGGTCGTGGAGGTTAACCTGAACGACCACGGCTTTATCTCCAGTTTGTGCACCAAGGAGGGCCGGAAGCTGGAGGCGGATCTGTTTATCGACTGCTCCGGCATGCGCGGGCTCTTGATCAACCAGGCCCTGAAAGAGCCCTTTATTGACATGTCCGACTACCTGCTGTGCGACAGCGCGGTCGCCACCGCCGTACCCAACGACGACGCTCAAGCGGGGGTCGAACCCTACACCTCCTCGATCGCCATGAACGCGGGCTGGACCTGGAAGATTCCGATGCTGGGCCGGTTTGGCAGCGGCTACGTCTTCTCCAGCAAGTTCACCTCTCGCGATCGGGCCACCGCCGACTTCCTCAAGCTCTGGGGCCTTTCGGACAATCAGCCGCTCAACCAGATCTCGTTCCGGGTCGGGCGCAACAAGCGATCGTGGGTCAACAACTGCGTCGCTATCGGGCTGGCGTCGTGCTTTTTGGAGCCTCTGGAATCGACGGGTATCTACTTCATCTATGCGGCGCTGTACCAACTCGTGAAGCATTTCCCCGACACCGCGTTCGACCCGCGGTTGTCCGACGCGTTCAACGCCGAAATCGTCTACATGTTCGACGACTGCCGAGACTTTGTCCAAGCGCACTACTTCACCACGTCGCGCGAAGACACATCGTTCTGGCTCGCGAACCGGCACGATCTGCGGCTCTCCGACGCCATCCAGGAGAAGATTGAACGCTACAAGGCGGGGCTGCCGTTGACCACCACGTCGTTCGACGATGCCACGTACTATGATACCTTCGACTACGAATTCAAGAACTTCTGGCTGAATGGCAACTACTACTGCATCTTTGCCGGCCTGGACATGCTGCCCGACCGATCGCTGCCGCTCTTGCAACTGCGGCCGGAGTCTGTCGAAAAAGCCGAGGCAATGTTCGCCCGCATTCAGCGCGAGGCCGAGCGCCTGCGGGCAAGCCTGCCGACAAACTATGACTACCTGCGGTCGCTGCACCAAGGCAACAGGCCCGCATCGACGGAGAGCCTGTAG
- a CDS encoding monodechloroaminopyrrolnitrin synthase PrnB family protein, producing the protein MERTLERACAFAATHAAVAACDPLQARARVLQLPDLNHNQDVPGIVGLLREFLPVRGVPPGWGFTEAAAAMRDIGFFLGSLKRHGHEPADVVPGLEPLLLDLARITDLPPRETLLHVTVWNPAEADAQRSYTGLSDEAHLLESVRISMAALEAAIAVTVELSDVPLRSPAFAQECDELAAYLQKMVESIVYAYRFISPQVFYDELRPFYEPIHVGGQSYLGPGAVEMPLFVLEHVLWGSQSDHPAYLEFKETYLPYVLPAYRAVYARFAGKPALVDRAIGEAQAAATQDEHVRAGLAALNRVFVILLRFRAPHHQLAERVYEAGRSGPAVGSGGYAPSMLGDLLTLTLAARTRIRAALNPS; encoded by the coding sequence GTGGAGCGCACTCTGGAGCGGGCATGTGCATTCGCGGCCACGCACGCGGCCGTGGCGGCCTGCGATCCGCTGCAGGCTCGCGCGCGCGTTCTGCAATTGCCGGATCTGAACCATAATCAGGACGTGCCCGGCATCGTCGGCCTGCTGCGCGAATTCCTGCCGGTGCGCGGCGTGCCCCCCGGCTGGGGCTTCACCGAAGCTGCCGCCGCGATGCGGGACATCGGGTTCTTTCTGGGGTCGCTCAAGCGGCACGGACACGAACCTGCGGACGTAGTGCCCGGGCTCGAGCCGCTGCTGCTCGACCTGGCGCGCATAACCGACCTGCCGCCGCGGGAGACGCTCCTGCATGTGACGGTCTGGAACCCTGCGGAAGCCGACGCGCAGCGGAGCTATACCGGGCTCAGCGACGAAGCGCACCTGCTTGAGAGCGTGCGTATCTCGATGGCGGCCCTCGAGGCCGCCATCGCGGTGACCGTCGAGCTGTCCGACGTGCCTCTGCGATCGCCCGCGTTCGCACAAGAATGCGACGAGTTGGCAGCCTATCTGCAAAAAATGGTTGAATCGATCGTCTACGCGTACCGCTTTATCTCGCCGCAGGTCTTCTACGATGAGCTCCGCCCCTTCTACGAACCGATTCACGTCGGGGGCCAGAGCTACCTTGGCCCCGGCGCCGTAGAAATGCCCCTCTTCGTGCTGGAGCATGTCCTGTGGGGATCGCAATCGGATCATCCCGCCTATCTGGAATTCAAAGAGACCTACCTGCCCTATGTACTTCCCGCGTACCGGGCTGTCTACGCCCGGTTTGCCGGGAAGCCGGCGCTCGTCGACCGCGCGATCGGCGAAGCGCAAGCGGCCGCTACGCAGGACGAGCACGTCCGGGCCGGGCTGGCGGCTCTCAACCGGGTCTTCGTGATTCTGCTGCGCTTCCGGGCGCCGCATCATCAATTGGCGGAGCGGGTGTACGAAGCCGGGCGCAGCGGCCCCGCTGTCGGCAGTGGCGGATACGCGCCCAGCATGCTCGGCGATCTGCTCACGCTCACGCTTGCCGCACGTACCCGCATCCGCGCCGCCCTCAACCCGTCCTGA
- a CDS encoding YebY family protein: MKRALLALALLAGAGGALAAESLENVTKLEFGKQWAFTKEEVTLQCRKDGALFVLNNSTLMQYPLNDIAQAQVTSGQQRAQPLATILLDDANNPGEKMSVEPFRERAQTLCAK; this comes from the coding sequence ATGAAACGTGCATTATTAGCCCTCGCACTGCTGGCGGGCGCAGGCGGCGCACTGGCCGCGGAAAGTCTGGAAAATGTCACCAAGCTGGAATTCGGCAAGCAGTGGGCGTTTACCAAAGAGGAAGTCACCCTGCAGTGCCGCAAAGACGGCGCGCTGTTTGTGCTGAACAACAGCACGCTGATGCAGTATCCGCTGAACGATATTGCGCAGGCACAGGTGACATCCGGCCAGCAGCGCGCACAGCCGCTGGCAACCATCCTGCTGGATGACGCCAATAACCCCGGGGAAAAGATGAGCGTCGAGCCGTTCCGCGAGCGTGCACAAACGCTGTGCGCCAAGTGA
- a CDS encoding DNA polymerase III subunit theta, whose protein sequence is MGYNLAELSKEEMDKVNVDLAASGVAFKERYNMPVIPEVVEREQPEHLRDYFRERVIHYRMASHKFSRLPYEPKSK, encoded by the coding sequence GTGGGATACAATCTGGCAGAACTCTCGAAAGAAGAGATGGACAAGGTTAACGTGGATTTAGCCGCTTCCGGCGTGGCGTTCAAAGAGCGCTATAATATGCCGGTAATTCCTGAAGTGGTGGAGCGTGAACAGCCGGAACATCTGCGCGACTACTTCCGCGAACGCGTCATCCACTACCGGATGGCGTCGCACAAGTTCTCACGCCTGCCTTACGAACCGAAAAGCAAATAA
- the exoX gene encoding exodeoxyribonuclease X, translated as MTLRIIDTETCGLDGGIVEVASIDLIDSRLANPMSDLVCPDRPISIDAMAIHHITEAMVEDKPRIAVAIGRYLGSDYYVAHNAAFDRGVLPEMRGRWICTLKLARMLYPDIKYGNQYLRYALNLDVQLPQDNTLYPHRALYDCYVTAALLQRIIKDSSWSAEEMADITERPALIKTFKFGKYRGRLIEQIAQEDPGYLQWMLKNLADLNPDMKHTLKYYLVG; from the coding sequence ATGACGTTACGCATTATTGATACCGAAACCTGCGGCCTGGACGGCGGCATTGTTGAAGTCGCCTCCATCGATCTGATCGACAGCCGACTGGCCAATCCGATGAGCGATTTGGTGTGCCCGGACCGCCCCATCAGCATTGATGCGATGGCCATCCATCATATTACGGAGGCGATGGTCGAGGATAAACCCCGTATTGCCGTCGCCATTGGTCGCTATCTCGGCAGTGATTACTATGTGGCGCATAATGCCGCCTTCGATCGCGGCGTGCTGCCGGAGATGCGGGGCCGCTGGATCTGCACCCTCAAGCTGGCACGCATGCTGTATCCGGATATCAAGTACGGCAACCAGTATCTGCGCTATGCGCTGAATCTCGACGTGCAACTGCCGCAGGACAATACGCTGTATCCGCACCGGGCGCTGTATGACTGCTACGTCACCGCCGCCCTGCTGCAGCGGATTATCAAGGATTCATCCTGGAGCGCCGAAGAGATGGCCGATATCACCGAACGGCCGGCGCTGATAAAAACCTTTAAGTTCGGTAAATATCGCGGCCGGCTGATTGAGCAAATCGCCCAGGAAGATCCAGGCTATTTACAGTGGATGCTGAAAAATCTCGCCGATCTCAACCCGGATATGAAGCATACGCTGAAGTACTACCTGGTTGGCTGA
- a CDS encoding NAD(P)/FAD-dependent oxidoreductase has protein sequence MTQKSPVNGRDNNHFDVIIIGSGMSGTQMGAILAKQQFRVLIIEASSHPRFTIGESSIPETSLMNRIIADRYGIPELDHITSFYSTQRYVASSTGIKRNFGFVFHRPGQEHNPKEFTQCVIPELPWGPESHYYRQDVDAYLLQVAIKYGCTVLQNTKVTEFHADKDGVAVTTAQDERFTGRYMIDCGGPRAPLAVKFNLREEPCRFKTHSRSLYTHMLGVKPFDDIFKVKGQRWRWHEGTLHHMFKGGWLWVIPFNNHPRSTNNLVSVGLQLDPRVYPKTDISAQQEFDEFLARFPSIGAQFRDAVPVRDWIRTDRLQFSSSSCVGDRYCLMLHANGFIDPLFSRGLENTAVTIHALAARLIKALHDDDFSPERFEYIERLQQKLLDHNDDFVSCCYTAFSDFRLWDAFHRLWAVGTILGQFRLVQAHARFRASRNEGDLDHLDNDPPYLGYLCADMEGYYQLFNDAKAEIEAVNAGHRPPKEAATRIHALIDERDFAKHMFGFGYCITGEKPQLNNSKHSLLPAMKLMYWTQTSAPAEVKKYFDYNPMFALLKAYITTRIGLMQKK, from the coding sequence ATGACTCAGAAGAGCCCCGTGAACGGGCGCGATAACAACCACTTCGACGTGATCATCATCGGCTCGGGTATGTCCGGCACCCAGATGGGGGCGATTCTGGCCAAACAGCAGTTTCGCGTACTGATCATCGAGGCGTCGTCGCACCCGCGCTTCACGATCGGCGAATCGTCGATTCCCGAGACGTCGTTGATGAACCGCATCATTGCCGACCGCTACGGCATTCCGGAACTCGATCACATCACGTCGTTCTACTCAACGCAGCGTTACGTGGCGTCGAGCACCGGCATCAAACGCAACTTCGGCTTCGTATTCCACAGGCCGGGTCAAGAACACAACCCGAAAGAGTTCACGCAGTGCGTCATTCCCGAGCTGCCCTGGGGGCCGGAGAGCCACTATTACCGGCAGGACGTCGACGCCTATTTGTTGCAAGTCGCCATTAAATACGGCTGCACGGTCCTCCAGAATACGAAAGTGACCGAATTCCACGCCGATAAAGACGGCGTCGCGGTAACCACCGCGCAGGACGAACGCTTCACCGGCCGCTACATGATCGACTGCGGGGGGCCTCGCGCGCCGCTCGCGGTCAAGTTCAATCTCCGCGAAGAGCCCTGTCGCTTCAAGACGCACTCACGCAGCCTCTACACGCACATGCTCGGAGTCAAACCGTTCGACGACATCTTTAAGGTCAAGGGACAGCGCTGGCGCTGGCACGAGGGGACCTTACACCACATGTTCAAGGGCGGCTGGCTCTGGGTGATTCCGTTCAACAACCACCCGCGCTCGACCAACAACCTGGTGAGCGTCGGCCTGCAGCTCGACCCGCGTGTCTACCCGAAAACGGACATCTCCGCGCAGCAAGAATTCGACGAGTTCCTCGCACGCTTCCCGAGCATCGGGGCGCAGTTCCGCGACGCCGTGCCGGTGCGCGACTGGATCAGGACCGACCGCCTGCAGTTCTCATCAAGCAGCTGCGTCGGCGACCGCTACTGTCTGATGCTGCACGCGAACGGCTTTATCGACCCGCTTTTCTCCCGCGGGCTCGAGAACACCGCGGTAACCATCCATGCGCTCGCGGCGCGCCTCATCAAGGCGCTGCACGACGACGATTTCTCCCCGGAACGCTTCGAATACATCGAACGCCTGCAGCAAAAACTTTTGGACCACAACGACGACTTCGTCAGCTGCTGCTACACGGCGTTCTCGGACTTCCGCCTGTGGGACGCGTTCCACCGGCTATGGGCGGTCGGCACGATCCTCGGGCAGTTCCGGCTCGTGCAGGCGCACGCAAGGTTCCGCGCGTCGCGCAACGAAGGCGATCTCGATCACCTTGACAACGATCCCCCGTACCTCGGGTACCTGTGCGCGGACATGGAGGGCTACTATCAGCTGTTCAACGACGCCAAAGCCGAGATCGAGGCCGTAAACGCCGGGCATAGGCCGCCCAAGGAGGCCGCGACGCGGATCCACGCCCTCATCGACGAACGGGACTTCGCCAAGCATATGTTCGGCTTCGGCTACTGCATCACCGGGGAAAAGCCGCAGCTCAACAACTCGAAGCACAGCCTGCTGCCGGCGATGAAGCTGATGTACTGGACACAGACCAGCGCGCCGGCAGAGGTGAAAAAGTACTTCGACTACAACCCGATGTTTGCGCTGCTCAAGGCGTACATCACCACCCGCATCGGCTTGATGCAGAAAAAGTAG
- a CDS encoding S9 family peptidase, producing the protein MMTPPKAEKRPYPMTLHGDTRVDDYYWLRDDERSDPQVLAYLQAENAYTDAMLQPQQPLREALYQEMVARIPQQEHSAPYVRNGYRYQTRYEPGNEYALYVRQPAAKSDAWQALLDGNQRAQGREFYTLGGLDISPDNRMMAVAEDFLSRRQYDIRFKHLPDDAWAEEVLENTSGNFEWSNDSASVYYVRKHPQTLLPYQVYHHVVGTDPADDRLVYEETDDTFYVGLEKTTSERYILIHLSSTTTSEILLLDAERPDATPQMFVPRRKDHEYAIDHYRQTFYIRSNRDGKNFGLYQSDVADEARWQTLIAARDDVMLEGFELFRDWLVVEERSAGLTQLRQIHWRSGEERRIAFDDPTYVTWLDYNPEPETALLRYGYSSMTTPASLYELNLDSGERKLLKQQEVNNFTPENYRSERVWVKARDGVEVPVSLVYRADRFNQGGNPLLVYGYGSYGSSMDPAFSGSRLSLLDRGFVFALAHIRGGGELGQLWYEDGKLFNKQNTFNDFIDVTKALVEQGYGAAGQVYAMGGSAGGLLMGAVINQQPALFHGVVAQVPFVDVVTTMLDESIPLTTGEYDEWGNPNEKPYYDYIKQYSPYDRVQAQAYPHLLVTTGLHDSQVQYWEPAKWVAKLRELKTDDRQLLLYTDMDSGHGGKSGRFKAYEDIALEYAFILSLSE; encoded by the coding sequence ATGATGACCCCTCCGAAGGCGGAAAAACGCCCGTATCCGATGACGCTGCACGGCGATACCCGCGTTGATGACTACTACTGGCTGCGCGACGACGAGCGCAGCGATCCGCAGGTGCTGGCGTATCTGCAGGCGGAAAATGCCTACACTGACGCCATGCTGCAACCGCAGCAACCGCTGCGTGAAGCGCTGTATCAGGAGATGGTGGCGCGTATTCCGCAGCAGGAACATTCGGCGCCTTATGTGCGCAATGGCTACCGTTATCAGACGCGCTACGAACCCGGCAACGAATATGCGCTCTATGTGCGCCAGCCGGCGGCGAAAAGCGATGCCTGGCAGGCGCTGCTGGACGGCAACCAGCGGGCGCAGGGGCGCGAGTTTTACACCCTGGGCGGCCTGGACATCAGCCCGGACAACCGCATGATGGCGGTGGCGGAAGATTTCCTGTCGCGCCGCCAATATGATATCCGCTTTAAACATCTGCCGGATGACGCCTGGGCGGAAGAGGTGCTGGAAAATACCTCCGGCAACTTTGAATGGAGCAATGACTCCGCCAGCGTGTATTACGTGCGCAAACATCCGCAGACGCTGCTGCCGTATCAGGTCTATCACCACGTTGTAGGGACAGACCCGGCTGACGATCGGCTGGTGTATGAAGAAACCGACGACACCTTCTACGTCGGCCTGGAAAAAACCACCTCAGAACGCTATATCCTGATCCACCTCAGCAGCACCACCACCTCGGAAATCCTGCTGCTGGACGCCGAACGGCCCGATGCGACACCGCAGATGTTCGTGCCGCGCCGCAAAGATCATGAATATGCCATCGATCACTATCGGCAGACGTTCTATATCCGTTCGAACAGAGACGGCAAAAACTTCGGCCTGTACCAGAGCGACGTTGCGGACGAAGCGCGGTGGCAAACGCTGATTGCCGCGCGTGATGACGTGATGCTGGAAGGCTTTGAGCTGTTCCGTGACTGGCTGGTGGTGGAAGAGCGCAGCGCCGGCCTGACGCAACTGCGGCAAATCCACTGGCGCAGCGGTGAAGAACGGCGTATCGCCTTCGACGATCCGACCTATGTCACCTGGCTGGACTACAACCCGGAGCCGGAAACCGCGCTGCTGCGCTATGGCTATTCTTCCATGACCACCCCGGCCAGCCTGTATGAGCTGAACCTCGACAGCGGTGAGCGCAAACTGCTCAAACAGCAAGAGGTGAATAACTTTACACCGGAAAATTACCGCAGCGAGCGGGTGTGGGTGAAGGCGCGCGACGGCGTAGAGGTGCCGGTTTCGCTGGTGTACCGGGCGGACCGTTTTAACCAGGGTGGCAATCCGCTGTTGGTGTACGGTTATGGCTCATACGGCAGCAGTATGGATCCGGCCTTCAGCGGCAGCCGCCTGAGCCTGCTGGACCGCGGTTTTGTATTTGCGCTGGCGCATATTCGCGGCGGCGGCGAGCTGGGGCAGCTGTGGTATGAAGACGGCAAGTTGTTCAACAAGCAAAACACCTTTAACGACTTTATCGATGTAACCAAAGCGCTGGTTGAGCAGGGCTACGGCGCCGCGGGGCAGGTATACGCCATGGGCGGCAGCGCCGGCGGTTTACTGATGGGAGCGGTGATCAACCAGCAGCCGGCGCTGTTCCACGGCGTGGTGGCGCAGGTGCCGTTCGTCGATGTGGTGACCACCATGCTGGACGAGTCTATTCCGCTGACCACCGGCGAATACGATGAGTGGGGCAATCCGAACGAGAAGCCGTATTACGATTACATCAAACAGTACAGCCCTTACGATCGGGTACAGGCGCAGGCTTATCCGCACCTGTTGGTGACCACCGGCCTGCATGATTCGCAGGTGCAGTATTGGGAACCGGCCAAGTGGGTGGCGAAGCTGCGTGAGTTGAAAACCGATGACCGTCAGCTGCTGTTGTATACCGATATGGACTCCGGCCACGGCGGTAAATCCGGCCGTTTTAAAGCCTATGAGGATATTGCGCTGGAATACGCCTTTATTCTGTCGCTGAGCGAGTAA
- the copD gene encoding copper homeostasis membrane protein CopD, translating into MTLATLFVLCRFVHFTAVMLMFGIGLFTALLSPQRLSALLSRDLRPWLAASTLVAAVSAVALLAVQAGQMGDGWQDTYQWDVWLAVLGTTFGEVWRWHLALSALSLAALWLPLRLRAGASALLGGLLLISMAFIGHAAMHTGLLGTLHRVSHALHLLAAGYWFGSLLPLLVCLRYLHPAAWRAEAVSTLIRFSRWGHLAVAVVLITGVLNSLMIVGGWPLDVSSPYQRLLLIKSALVLLMVGVALTNRYAVVPAMRSVPNLAQRGVVWACWSELALGGAVLLLVSLFATYAPN; encoded by the coding sequence ATGACCCTGGCGACTCTGTTTGTCCTGTGTCGCTTCGTGCACTTTACGGCGGTGATGCTGATGTTCGGCATTGGTTTGTTCACCGCCTTACTGTCGCCGCAGCGGCTCTCTGCGTTACTTTCCCGCGATTTGCGTCCCTGGCTGGCGGCGTCGACGCTGGTGGCTGCCGTTTCTGCCGTGGCGCTGCTGGCCGTGCAGGCCGGTCAGATGGGCGACGGCTGGCAGGATACCTATCAGTGGGATGTCTGGCTGGCGGTGCTGGGCACCACCTTTGGTGAAGTGTGGCGCTGGCATCTGGCGTTGTCGGCATTATCGCTGGCGGCGCTGTGGTTGCCGCTGCGCCTGCGCGCCGGGGCGAGCGCCCTGTTGGGCGGGCTGCTGCTGATCAGTATGGCTTTTATCGGCCATGCGGCGATGCACACCGGCCTGCTCGGCACGCTGCATCGTGTTAGCCATGCGCTGCATCTGCTTGCCGCCGGCTACTGGTTTGGCAGCCTGCTGCCGCTGCTGGTCTGCCTGCGTTATCTGCACCCGGCAGCGTGGCGTGCGGAAGCGGTGAGCACACTGATCCGTTTTTCCCGCTGGGGACATCTGGCGGTGGCGGTGGTGCTGATAACCGGCGTCCTCAACAGCCTGATGATCGTCGGCGGGTGGCCGCTGGACGTGTCATCGCCGTATCAGCGTTTGCTGCTGATAAAAAGCGCGCTGGTGCTGCTGATGGTGGGCGTGGCGCTGACCAACCGCTATGCGGTCGTCCCGGCGATGCGCAGCGTGCCCAACCTTGCCCAGCGCGGCGTGGTTTGGGCCTGCTGGAGCGAGCTGGCGCTGGGCGGGGCGGTGCTGCTGCTGGTCAGCCTGTTTGCCACCTATGCGCCAAATTGA